In the Styela clava chromosome 8, kaStyClav1.hap1.2, whole genome shotgun sequence genome, one interval contains:
- the LOC120346343 gene encoding uncharacterized protein LOC120346343, producing MESSDELEIIEEVFTCPNCDKTLPKALLKEHMITHMHKEPSVQNTRKKVEDLVEKVDNSKAIKSGKYFILKKNLRTRMLVNAKEKSPGKPAGISKKDPQNSTPVPAEAKERPHVCAQCGRSYTLKRNLQAHLQSHTGIKPHKCEECNKAYLSKRNLQIHMRTHTGEKPFACDVCERAFTRKTTLQTHMRTHTGEKPYPCEMCGKCFVTASDRKKHTLIHIGGKPHICEQCGKAFMRKDNLQTHIQTHAGERTFACDLCEKSFKTPGYLKQHLWIHTGKKPFSCELCNKSFSRKATLQTHMRTHTGEKPYACDMCEKCFTTPGDVKKHIRVHTGEKPYACDICGKCYRTGHELTNHMRVHTGEKPYTCIICEKTFAMARELRRHMRVHIDEKYYCNLKEFGDYFSKKESAENELLNKI from the coding sequence ATGGAAAGCAGTGATGAGTTGGAGATAATTGAAGAGGTATTTACTTGTCCAAACTGCGACAAAACATTACCAAAAGCTCTTTTGAAAGAGCATATGATAACACATATGCACAAAGAACCAAGTGTACAAAATACACGCAAAAAAGTTGAAGATTTGGTAGAAAAAGTGGATAACTCTAAAGCAATCAAATCTGGGAAATACTTCATATTAAAGAAAAACTTAAGGACCCGCATGCTTGTTAATGCGAAGGAAAAATCACCTGGGAAACCGGCTGGTATTTCTAAAAAGGATCCACAAAATTCAACGCCAGTTCCTGCAGAAGCCAAGGAAAGACCGCATGTTTGTGCTCAATGTGGACGATCTTATACTTTGAAACGAAATTTACAAGCGCATTTGCAAAGTCATACAGGAATAAAACCACATAAATGTGAAGAATGTAACAAGGCCTATTTGTCAAAAcggaatttacaaattcatatGCGTACACATACAGGAGAAAAACCGTTTGCTTGTGATGTATGTGAAAGAGCATTCACACGAAAAACCACATTACAAACACATATGCGTACTCACACAGGAGAAAAACCATATCCATGTGAAATGTGTGGGAAGTGTTTTGTCACGGCAAGTGATAGAAAAAAACACACGCTTATTCATATCGGTGGAAAACCACATATATGTGAACAATGTGGAAAAGCTTTTATGCGAAAAGATAATCTACAGACACACATTCAAACACATGCTGGGGAAAGAACTTTTGCTTGCGATTTGTGTGAAAAATCCTTCAAAACGCCAGGCTATCTAAAGCAACATTTATGGATTCATACCGGCAAAAAACCATTTTCATGTGAATTATGCAATAAATCTTTTTCACGTAAAGCAACTTTACAGACACATATGCGCACTCACACTGGTGAGAAACCTTACGCATGTGATATGTGTGAAAAATGTTTCACAACACCAGGAGATGTGAAAAAACACATAAGAGTTCACACAGGAGAAAAACCATATGCGTGTGATATATGCGGAAAATGTTACAGAACTGGGCATGAACTGACAAATCACATGCGGGTTCACACAGGAGAAAAACCATACACATGCATAATATGTGAAAAAACATTTGCGATGGCACGTGAACTTAGACGTCATATGCGAGTCCATATTGATGAGAAATATTACTGCAATCTCAAAGAATTTGGAGATTATTTTTCGAAGAAGGAGTCTGCGGAAAACGAACTACTGAACAAAATATAA